In Candidatus Edwardsbacteria bacterium, one genomic interval encodes:
- a CDS encoding nitroreductase family protein — MLKDIILKNRSYRRFDQGHRIDLPTLRELAELARLSGSAGNLQPLKYILIADPKINETVFPFLAWAKYLKDWTGPAQGQRPSAYIIMLWDTSVCPGKLYYDAGICAQSILLGAVEKGLGGCVLASVNREGLRKALEIDEQYEIPLVIALGKPAETVVIEDIGPGGKIEYWRDDKQVHHVPKRSLSEMIIKEY, encoded by the coding sequence ATGTTAAAAGACATTATCCTGAAGAACCGGAGCTATCGGAGGTTCGACCAGGGTCACAGGATCGATCTGCCTACCCTGCGGGAACTGGCGGAACTGGCCAGGCTGTCCGGCTCGGCCGGCAATCTTCAGCCGCTGAAGTATATCCTCATTGCCGATCCCAAGATCAATGAAACCGTTTTCCCGTTCCTGGCCTGGGCCAAATACCTGAAGGACTGGACCGGCCCGGCCCAGGGCCAGCGGCCTTCGGCCTATATCATCATGCTGTGGGATACGTCCGTCTGCCCCGGCAAATTGTATTACGATGCCGGTATCTGCGCCCAGAGTATCCTGTTGGGAGCGGTGGAAAAGGGTTTGGGCGGATGCGTGCTGGCCTCGGTCAACCGGGAGGGATTAAGAAAGGCGCTTGAGATCGATGAACAATACGAGATCCCGTTGGTGATAGCCCTGGGCAAGCCGGCCGAGACGGTGGTGATAGAGGATATCGGGCCGGGCGGGAAGATCGAATACTGGCGGGACGATAAGCAGGTGCATCATGTGCCGAAAAGATCGCTCAGCGAGATGATCATAAAGGAATATTAA
- a CDS encoding peptidylprolyl isomerase — protein MIQAKSGDLVKVHYTGTFGDGTVFDTSEGGEPLEFILGSGQVIPGFDKAIDGMKVDESKKVTIPADQAYGPHHSKMVVEVELDKFGPNAKPELGKRVHLSMEDGQQVPVTITALSQTHATLDANHPLAGKDLTFDLKLIEAGEVPEGYHKGCGSCGGGHGDCGHDHEHDHEHEHGSCCGGCEDK, from the coding sequence ATGATTCAGGCAAAATCAGGCGATCTGGTAAAAGTGCACTACACCGGGACCTTTGGCGACGGAACGGTATTCGATACCTCCGAGGGCGGCGAGCCGTTGGAGTTCATCCTGGGCTCGGGGCAGGTGATCCCGGGATTTGATAAGGCCATCGACGGCATGAAGGTGGACGAGAGCAAAAAAGTGACCATCCCGGCCGACCAGGCCTACGGTCCGCACCATTCCAAAATGGTGGTGGAGGTGGAGCTGGACAAGTTCGGTCCCAATGCCAAACCGGAGCTGGGCAAGAGGGTTCATTTGAGCATGGAGGATGGCCAGCAGGTCCCGGTGACCATCACCGCCCTAAGCCAGACCCACGCCACCCTGGACGCCAACCATCCCCTGGCCGGCAAGGACCTGACCTTCGACCTCAAACTGATCGAGGCCGGAGAGGTGCCGGAGGGCTATCATAAAGGCTGCGGGAGCTGCGGCGGCGGGCACGGTGACTGCGGACACGACCACGAACATGATCATGAACATGAGCATGGAAGCTGCTGCGGGGGCTGCGAAGATAAGTAA
- a CDS encoding WG repeat-containing protein, protein MKKATVLLTGLIIMAGPLGIGADEQVKLFPVMSAGKFGYINARGRMTIKPEFDWAFNFSEELALVNIGGSKNEMGYVIGGKWGYIDARGKVVINPQFDDAKDFSQGLALVNIGGKVNELGLLSDGKRGYIDRQGKMVVEPQYDDARSFSQGLALVRLNDKYGYIDQQGKIIIEIRYNDARNFSEGLAPVRENDKYGYIDQTGKMVIEPQYVYASNFSQGRAVVRLDDKIWFIDRSGNKISQLYFEDANAFSEGLASVKSGQKWGYMDTSGVLAIAPHFDAGSDFHEGLAAVRVGGKRGYINRTGEVMIVPQYDGAMDFSEGLALVNKGGKMNENGMVAGGRWGFIDRKGRMVIDNKFDFAWDFKDGLALVNIGGEMNAKGSVTGGVWGYINKGGRFVFKGKK, encoded by the coding sequence ATGAAAAAAGCCACTGTCCTTTTAACGGGCCTGATCATAATGGCCGGGCCGCTGGGCATCGGGGCTGATGAGCAGGTCAAGCTTTTTCCAGTCATGTCTGCCGGGAAATTCGGTTATATCAACGCCCGGGGCAGGATGACCATCAAGCCGGAGTTCGACTGGGCCTTCAACTTTTCGGAGGAGCTGGCCCTGGTCAACATCGGCGGCAGCAAGAACGAGATGGGCTATGTGATCGGCGGCAAATGGGGATACATCGATGCCCGTGGCAAGGTGGTCATAAATCCGCAGTTCGACGACGCCAAGGATTTCTCCCAGGGGCTGGCGCTGGTCAACATCGGCGGGAAGGTCAACGAGCTGGGGTTGTTGTCGGACGGCAAACGGGGGTACATAGACCGCCAGGGCAAGATGGTGGTCGAACCGCAGTACGACGATGCCCGCAGTTTTTCCCAGGGGTTGGCCCTGGTCCGGCTGAACGATAAATACGGATACATAGACCAGCAGGGCAAGATCATCATAGAAATAAGATACAATGACGCCCGGAACTTCTCCGAGGGCTTGGCCCCGGTGAGGGAGAATGACAAATACGGGTATATAGATCAAACCGGGAAAATGGTCATTGAGCCTCAATACGTCTATGCCTCCAATTTCTCCCAGGGCCGGGCGGTGGTGCGGCTGGACGACAAGATCTGGTTCATAGACAGGTCCGGCAACAAGATCAGCCAATTATACTTTGAGGATGCCAACGCCTTTTCGGAAGGGCTGGCCTCGGTCAAAAGCGGTCAGAAATGGGGCTATATGGACACTTCCGGAGTGCTGGCCATCGCTCCGCATTTCGATGCCGGCTCCGATTTTCATGAAGGCCTGGCGGCGGTCAGGGTGGGCGGCAAGCGGGGCTATATCAACCGGACCGGTGAAGTGATGATCGTGCCCCAGTACGACGGGGCCATGGATTTTTCCGAGGGGCTGGCCCTGGTCAACAAAGGGGGAAAGATGAACGAGAACGGCATGGTGGCTGGCGGCAGGTGGGGCTTCATAGACCGGAAGGGCCGGATGGTCATCGATAACAAATTCGATTTCGCCTGGGATTTTAAAGACGGCCTGGCTCTGGTGAACATCGGCGGGGAGATGAATGCCAAGGGCAGCGTCACCGGGGGGGTGTGGGGGTATATCAACAAGGGCGGGAGGTTCGTTTTTAAGGGGAAGAAATAA